A portion of the Toxotes jaculatrix isolate fToxJac2 chromosome 16, fToxJac2.pri, whole genome shotgun sequence genome contains these proteins:
- the c6 gene encoding complement component C6 has product MAPSRKLVLLLQLLSCISAGLACFCDRYPWSSWSACSKTCNHGTQQRQRNFQMDEYFWKSSCYQLCETYDTRSCNEQTCPINCLLNEFGPWSDCSPCAKKQFRTRSVQRPSQFGGSECSPELTEERPCYPSTECKIAPIDCRGEFKCDNGRCINSTLTCNRQNDCVDNSDEKDCVNPTIVCPTERRVAPGADLVGNGFDALAEEPRGAVLDNMFMGGSCEIRRPPTTQLYHRVPHNFKSFDIKVGQAEDFSTEPQQVHVDPVNVKRSSSRGRGGVGYALALFPFFFHFRFWIGLISNKEAFDASKKADSKFFRVHQVLPVSTFEVKDPEDLVLSQPFLQFLHALPLDYNYALYRDIFQRFGTHYYSSGTLGGHYDLLYQYNRQELTSSGVTEEHFRSCLGTETTWTILLYTEHRRVTRCSNDRMTERHQGSYIKSAEKSFSMVRGGRVREAAALAWERQGPAPDRQSYNNWAKSVLDNPVVVDYKLLPIIDLVRGIPCAVTKRRHLMKALLQYLEEFDTCKCAPCPNNARPVLSGTECKCVCQTGTFGTNCERRAPDYTSEQVDGYWSCWGPWSQCGASMKRHRKRQCDNPAPLRGGQPCDGPDRQEESCHISLFVKQETCDSDDDFTVGWRDELPPGVQGCLRPRAPDNSFLRKSKQYYNFGEDEEFQCFTGFDLEGFQFINCLPDGSWSQPNGKCIRKVCLPPEIPNGMSLIPNKDEYKVGESVSLNCNEIGLVPLPQSLYKCGNSFTWEPPLSADLRCSDEEPFVPEGQCGPGEKLQGSQCVCIQRDKCLSHPATLCILNVDVNSTVSMSLCSYNTGRCHGDPLFFVSEGECDAVDPGKLEWAKFRATMSSKSSVQEPCDLDTCYEWETCSASKKCECRSARDCPRVQENLFCVKLTRAQRTRSLDLCSMGALKCASYEFEILNEGTCESR; this is encoded by the exons ATGGCTCCTTCCAGAAAGTTAGTCCTGCTATTGCAGCTCCTCAGCTGCATATCAGCTGGTCTTGCCTGTTTCTGTGACCGATACCCATGGAGTTCCTGGTCCGCCTGCTCCAAGACCTGTAACCATGgtacacagcagagacagag GAACTTTCAGATGGATGAGTATTTCTGGAAGAGCAGCTGCTATCAGCTGTGTGAGACCTACGACACGAGAAGCTGTAACGAGCAGACCTGTCCAATCAACTGCTTGCTGAATGAGTTCGGGCCTTGGTCCGACTGCTCGCCCTGTGCCAAGAAACAG TTTCGGACCCGGTCTGTCCAGAGGCCGTCCCAGTTTGGTGGATCAGAGTGCAGCCCGgagctgacagaggagaggcCCTGTTACCCCTCCACAGAGTGCAAGATAGCACCCATCGACTGCAGAGGCGAATTCAAGTGTGACAATG gACGCTGCATCAACTCGACGCTAACATGCAACAGACAGAACGACTGTGTAGATAACTCTGATGAAAAGGACTGCGTCAACCCCACAATTGTGTGTCcaacagagaggagagtggcCCCCGGGGCTGACCTGGTGGGCAATGG GTTTGATGCTCTAGCAGAGGAGCCGAGGGGAGCGGTGCTGGACAACATGTTTATGGGTGGAAGCTGTGAAATCAGGAGGCCTCCGACCACACAGCTCTACCATCGAGTACCTCACAACTTCAAGAGCTTTGACATCAAG GTTGGACAGGCAGAGGACTTCAGCACTGAGCCCCAGCAGGTCCACGTGGATCCCGTCAATGTGAAGAGATCCAGTTCAAGAGGACGTGGAGGGGTTGGATATGCCCTTGCcctcttccccttttttttccactttaggTTTTGGATTGGTTTGATCTCCAACAAAGAGGCTTTTGACGCTTCAAAGAAAGCA GACTCCAAGTTTTTTCGGGTGCACCAGGTTCTGCCCGTGTCCACATTCGAGGTGAAGGACCCGGAAGACCTTGTCCTGTCGCAGCCTTTCCTCCAGTTCCTCCATGCTCTTCCTCTTGATTACAACTACGCCCTCTACAGGGACATCTTCCAGCGCTTCGGGACACACTACTACAGCTCGGGGACACTCGGAGGCCACTATGACCTGCTGTACCAGTACAACCGGCAGGAGCTCACCAGTTCAG GCGTAACAGAGGAACACTTCAGAAGCTGCCTGGGCACGGAGACCACTTGGACCATCCTCCTCTACACAGAGCACCGCAGGGTGACCCGATGCTCTAACGACAGGATGACTGAGAGACATCAAG GCTCGTACATTAAGTCAGCAGAGAAGTCTTTCTCcatggtgagaggaggaagagtcaGAGAGGCAGCAGCTCTGGCCTGGGAGAGGCAGGGCCCTGCTCCAGACCGGCAATCCTACAATAACTGGGCCAAGTCTGTTCTTGACAACCCTGTTGTGGTTGATTACAAG CTGCTGCCGATCATAGACCTGGTTCGGGGTATCCCCTGTGCTGTCACAAAGAGAAGACACCTGATGAAGGCCCTCCTGCAGTACCTGGAGGAATTTGATACTTGCAAGTGTGCTCCGTGTCCCAACAACGCAAGGCCAGTTCTCTCTGGCACAGAGTGCAAGTGTGTTTGCCAGACTGGCACCTTCGGCACCAACTGTGAGAGGCGGGCTCCTGACTACACCTCAG AGCAGGTGGATGGTTACTGGAGCTGCTGGGGACCGTGGAGTCAGTGTGGAGCCTCCATGAAGAGACATCGAAAGAGGCAGTGTGACAACCCCGCCCCCCTCAGAGGAGGCCAACCCTGCGATGgtcctgacagacaggaagaatCATGTCACATCTCCCTCTTTGTAAA ACAGGAGACgtgtgacagtgatgatgacttCACCGTGGGCTGGAGGGACGAGCTGCCCCCTGGTGTGCAGGGCTGTCTGAGGCCACGGGCGCCTGACAACAGCTTCCTCAGG AAATCGAAACAGTATTATAACTTTGGTGAGGATGAGGAGTTCCAGTGCTTCACTGGATTCGACCTGGAGGGTTTTCAGTTCATCAACTGTCTTCCCGATGGAAGCTGGAGTCAGCCGAACGGAAAATGCATCA GAAAAGTCTGTCTTCCTCCTGAGATCCCTAATGGGATGTCACTGATCCCCAACAAAGACGAGTACAAAGTGGGGGAATCAGTGAGTTTGAACTGTAATGAGATCGGCTTAGTACCGCTGCCACAGAGCCTCTACAAATGCGGCAACAGCTTCACCTGGGAGCCTCCATTATCTGCTGACCTACGCTGCTCTGACG AGGAACCGTTTGTTCCTGAGGGTCAGTGTGGTCCAGGAGAGAAACTTCAAGGCTCTCAATGCGTCTGTATCCAACGGGATAAATGCTT atcaCACCCAGCCACTCTCTGTATCCTGAACGTAGATGTCAACAGCACCGTATCAATGTCCCTCTGCTCCTACAACACCGGTCGTTGCCACGGTGATCCACTCTTTTTCGTCAGTGAAGGCGAGTGCGACGCGGTCGATCCGGGGAAACTGGAGTGGGCCAAGTTCAGAGCCACAATGTCCTCCAAGAGCTCTGTTCAGGAGCCCTGTGACCTTGACACCTGTTACGAATGGGAAACTTGCTCTG CATCAAAGAAGTGTGAGTGCAGATCTGCTCGGGACTGCCCCAGAGTCCAGGAGAACTTGTTCTGTGTGAAGCTGACCAGGGCCCAGAGGACTCGCAGTCTGGACCTTTGTTCTATGGGTGCTCTCAAATGTGCCAGCTATGAGTTTGAGATTCTCAATGAAGGCACGTGTGAGTCCAGATGA
- the c7b gene encoding complement component 7b — translation MTLNISVLDQKRRLKSEEHIMKLDLAATLSSLALLLIFLFPVCCRQPVNCRWGPYGEWSECDGCTRAKVRTRHVEVYAQFGGAPCSGEATQTQPCVPQKRCPLGTGCGDRFRCTSGECISHSLVCNGDQDCDDGLDERSCDQDNSHYSCDLDKTPPNSDFTGRGYDVLTGKLRGAVINTLSFGGQCRKVFSGDHKTYYRLPQNILRYSFEVTVDNEESDESYESAWSYVQHIQSNAVVGHDRRTFHKEVTENKAYRLIILKNKVELAQFQNSAPQYLTLAEGFWKALSSLPLTYDYSAYRQLLQKYGTHYLSEGSLGGEYQALLELDRQALASTSTTDIEYQRCWRKVKRRFFRKKVKTVCEKLTRSLSSSHGSNVNKMPIKVNIFGGDPSFIAALTVLDLENPEANGEVYDNWASSVKDFPEVIDQKLRPLYELVKEVQCTGLKKLHLKRATEEYLAEEHPCHCRPCQNNGQPLLTGSECRCICRPGTSGRACENGAVTGEQPGVIHGSWSCWSSWGSCTGGQRSRTRSCNNPAPSRGGHHCIGLQVEQKPCEDSEIQYLQMMEPQCFSLSVTPPKTCGPPPNLRNGFIQNPRDFYLVGNTVEYSCIEGHYLTGNAAAQCTENQQWRTGTMVCKSSTCGIPPLNSQVTATPTKAVYEIGDSVSLSCPAESVLDGEVSEIICSPSLQWSPSPAGTHCKAAPTAPSPPSGLKCKLWETVGKNVCVCKMPFQCSTSLQLCARLGSSQTHLLGVCQLGALQCVGRSFTLASDRDCNWPEETFTSCQDCKPGTVCQESARKCVCQNMSECPQDSAPLCVNSGVGSVATTMSECEVGARRCAGEQVNVISIEACPE, via the exons ATGACCCTGAATATTTCGGTGCTGGACCAGAAGAGAAGGCTGAAGTCTGAGGAGCACATCATGAAG TTGGATTTGGCTGCAACTTTGTCTTCTTTGGCGTTGCTGCTCATCTTTCTGTTTCCAGTTTG CTGTCGGCAGCCTGTGAACTGCAGATGGGGGCCTTATGGAGAGTGGTCTGAGTGTGATGGCTGCACCAGAGCAAAG GTGCGTACTCGCCACGTGGAGGTGTACGCCCAGTTTGGAGGTGCGCCATGTTCAGGAgaagccacacaaacacaaccgtGTGTCCCACAGAAAAGATGTCCCCTGGGAACAGGCTGTGGAGACAGGTTCCGCTGCACCTCTG GTGAGTGTATCAGCCACTCCCTGGTGTGTAACGGAGACCAGGACTGTGATGATGGTCTGGATGAGAGAAGCTGTGACCAAGACAACAGCCACTACTCATGTGATCTTGACAAAACACCTCCTAACTCTGACTTCACGGGCAGAGG GTATGACGTGTTGACAGGGAAACTGAGAGGAGCTGTGATCAATACTCTGAGCTTTGGAGGGCAGTGCAGGAAGGTGTTCAGTGGTGACCACAAAACCTATTACAGGCTGCCACAGAACATCCTCAGGTACAGCTTTGAG gtGACAGTAGATAATGAAGAAAGCGATGAATCCTACGAGAGCGCCTGGTCCTATGTGCAGCACATCCAGTCAAACGCCGTGGTGGGACACGACCGCCGCACCTTCCACAAAGAGGTCACTGAAAACAAG GCCTACAGATTGATCATCCTGAAGAATAAAGTGGAACTGGCCCAGTTCCAAAACTCTGCTCCTCAGTATCTTACTCTGGCCGAAGGCTTCTGGAAGGCCTTGTCCTCGCTGCCGCTCACATACGACTACTCCGCCTACCGACAACTGCTTCAGAAGTACGGCACACACTACCTCTCTGAGGGCTCGCTCGGAGGCGAATACCAGGCCTTGTTGGAGTTAGACCGTCAGGCGCTCGCTTCAACCA GTACAACTGATATAGAGTACCAGAGGTGTTGGAGAAAGGTGAAACGCCGTTTCTTCaggaagaaagtgaaaacagtctgtgaaaaaCTAACCAGATCTTTATCATCCAGTCACG GAAGCAATGTAAACAAGATGCCGattaaagtcaacatttttggTGGAGATCCATCCTTCATAGCCGCTCTGACTGTTCTGGATCTGGAAAACCCAGAAGCTAATGGAGAGGTCTATGATAACTGGGCCTCCTCTGTCAAAGACTTCCCTGAAGTTATAGACCAGAAG CTGCGTCCTCTGTATGAGCTGGTGAAGGAGGTGCAGTGCACAGGTTTGAAAAAGCTCCACCTGAAAAGAGCCACGGAGGAGTACCTGGCGGAGGAGCATCCCTGTCACTGCCGGCCCTGCCAGAACAACGGCCAGCCGCTGCTGACGGGGTCCGAGTGTCGCTGCATCTGCAGGCCAGGAACCTCAGGACGAGCCTGCGAGAACGGAGCTGTGACTGGAGAGCAGCCAG ggGTGATCCATggcagctggagctgctggtcCTCCTGGGGATCTTGTactggaggtcaaaggtcaaggacTCGCAGCTGCAACAATCCCGCTCCCAGCAGAGGTGGTCACCACTGCATTGGACTGCAAGTGGAGCAGAAACCTTGTGAGGACTCAGAGATCCAGTATTTACa GATGATGGAGCCTCAGTGCTTCAGTCtctctgtgactccaccaaagACATGTGGTCCACCTCCAAACCTCAGGAACGGATTTATTCAG AATCCCAGAGATTTTTACCTGGTTGGGAACACGGTGGAGTACTCCTGCATAGAGGGACATTACCTCACTGGAAACGCTGCAGCTCAGTGCACTGAAAACCAGCAGTGGAGGACAGGGACGATGGTTTGTAAAA GTTCCACATGTGGGATTCCCCCACTCAACAGTCAGGTTACAGCCACGCCCACCAAAGCAGTCTATGAGATTGGAGACAGTGTGTCCCTTTCCTGTCCTGCGGAGTCAGTGCTGGATGGTGAGGTGTCAGAGATCATATGCAGTCCCAGTCTGCAGTGGTCTCCATCTCCAGCCGGCACTCACTGTAAAGCAG CACCCACGGCACCGTCTCCTCCATCGGGCCTGAAGTGTAAACTGTGGGAAACTGTGGgaaaaaacgtgtgtgtgtgtaaaatgccaTTTCAGTGCTC GACCTCTCTGCAGTTGTGTGCCAGACTTGGCTCAAGCCAAACCCATTTACTAGGCGTGTGCCAGCTCGGAGCTCTGCAGTGTGTGGGACGGAGCTTCACACTGGCCAGCGACAGAGACTGTAACTGGCCAGAGGAGACGTTCACATCCTGCCAGGACTGCAAACCAGGGACAGTCTGTCAGG AGTCAGCAAGAAAATGCGTATGCCAGAACATGTCAGAGTGCCCTCAAGACTCGGCCCCCCTGTGCGTTAACTCTGGTGTTGGCAGCGTTGCCACGACGATGTCTGAATGCGAGGTGGGGGCCAGAAGGTGTGCTGGGGAGCAGGTGAACGTGATCAGCATTGAGGCTTGTCCAGAATAA